Genomic window (Moraxella haemolytica):
ATGTTCCACCATGACGCATGATAAAGGCTGATGCTTGACCGATTTGTTCATTTTATTATCCTAATTTTATCTTAACCAATGCACACTAAAACAATTTTAGTCGTACAGTACCCACTCATCAGTAGGTAGTAAATACCGCACCATCATATCACAAAGTCATCATATTTATCCAGATTTGCAAAAACCACATGGCAGGTGGTGAATTTTCCCCATTTTCAACAAAAAATCGTTATAATAAGCACCTTATATTTCATTTTATTTTTAAGGTCAAACATCATGCAGTGGAAAGGTCGCAGACAAAGCAGTAATATTGAAGACCGCCGTGGTAGTACACGAAAAGTCGGTGGTGTGAGTATTATTGGCTTGATTTTAGCACTCATTGTTTGGAAAATTTTTGGTATCAGTCCAGAGACCACCTTGGGCATTACCGAACAAATCACTCAAAATAGCCAAATCACCCAAGCCCCCACCCAAGAAACCGCTGAACAAGCTGAGACTCGTGCTTTCGTTGCCACCGTCTTGGCGGATACCGAAGATGTCTGGATACCGATTTTTAATCAGCTTGGTGGTACTTATCAACCGCCCAAACTTGTCATGTTTAGTGGCACGGTCCAGTCTGCTTGCGGTTCTGCAACTTCAGCCAGCGGTCCTTTTTATTGCCCTGCCGATCAAAAAGTCTATTTAGATACTAGCTTTTTTAAAGCAATGCGTACACAAATGGGCATCTCTGGCGAGAAAAACGCCACCGAGCTTAGCCAAAAAGACCAAGCAGCTGATTTCGCTCAGGCTTATGTCATTGCCCATGAGGTCGGTCATCATGTACAAACCTTACTAGGCATATCAAATCAAGTACGCCAAGCTCAAAGTCAAACAGATCAAGCGACCGCCAATAATCTATCAGTACGCCAAGAACTACAAGCAGACTGTTTTGCTGGGCTGTGGGCAAGACATAATCATGAACGCACGCAATTTCTACAAAAAGGCGACATTGAGGAAGCTTTAGATGCCGCCGAAAAAATCGGCGATGACTATTTACAACACAAATCACATGGGCACGCCGTACCAGATAGTTTTACACATGGCACAAGCAAACAGCGTCAGCGTTGGTTCTATCGTGGTTTTGAGTCTGGCGACATTAAGCAGTGCGACACTTTCGCTACTCGCCAATTATAATTATAAAAACGCCATCAACTTGTTTTGATAGCGTTTTTATGCTTTTAGTCATGTAGTTCATAAAATTGACAATATATAGCGTATTCCTTAAAGAATACTTTGGCAAAACTGCACTCTTTGATGATTATCTAATTGCCCCCTGATAGAATCAACTGCTTCACGCAAACCATGATACAATATCGTATTTTGTTTACCAGTTGAACAATAAAATGGTAGTATAACACCAGCTCTTTTGTGTTTAAAAACCAGATAAGTAGTACTACCATCTGCCGGTATCTGAAGTGCAAATGGTTTAATTATATATTTAATATCTGTGCCATTAAGATAGATTTCAATATCATAATTTCTACATATTTTAAATGTACACTTAGTATATTGCTCAGATAGTATTTTAACTTGTTGTTGCACTTTGTCAGATTGCATCTTTTGTCTTTGCATATACTCTTTAATCCCTAAATACCATGATTTCATTATTAAACCCCATCAATTATTAGTTCAGCTGTTAAAAGACTTGGATAAGCATGAATACACTAACCTTACCTGAACCACTAAGTTCACTATTAACTCAGTTTTTAACTCAGCATACCAACTCGCCCATCGTCATTGATCCAAATATTTTAGCTTATCGTTGGGTTGGTAGCAAGCATGGGCAATTAATACCACTTGATGTGGTTTTTGGAGTGGACTTAGATGACCTTATGGGCATTGAGACCCAAAAAGACAAGCTAATTACCAACACATGCCAGTTTCTATCAGGACTGCCTGCCAATCATGTGTTAATGACAGGCTCTCGTGGAGCAGGTAAATCATCATTGGTGCGAGCTCTACTCAAACGCTATCATAGTGCAGGACTGCGAGTCATCGAAGTAGCTCGTGATGATTTGGTACATCTGGATCAAATCCGTCAAGCCATCAAAGCATCACAACAAGCAGACAATACCAACCACTACATCGTGTACTGTGATGATTTGGCATTTAATACTCAAGATGAAAACTACCGCACCCTAAAAAGTGTACTTGATGGTGCTTTAGATAGTGAACAAGAAAGACTGCTTGTGTACGCCACCAGCAATCGCCGCCACCTACTGCCACAGATGATGAAAGACAACATCAATATCTACAACGGTCAGACTGATGAGGTCAATCCCTACGAGACCATTGATGAGACCGTCTCATTATCAGATAGATTTGGTCTATGGCTATCATTTTATCCAATGAATCAAGACACCTATTTAAACATTGTTGCAAACTATCTTACCAAACATGGCTTGGCATTTGACGAGATGGCACAGCAAGAAGCCCTAAAGTGGGCAAGCACTCGTGGCAGTCGTTCTGGTCGCATTGCTTATCAATTTAGTCGCCATTGGGCAGGCATGAACCAACTACAACAATAACCGCCATACTCATTAACCATACCAATAATAAAAAACACACCATTAAGATGTGTTTTTTATTATTGGTATGGTTAAAAAAGGCAATTATGCGTCATAAGGGTCTCTTAGCACAATCGTCTCCGCACGGTCAGGACCTGTTGAGATGATATCTACAGGACAACCAACCAACTCTTCAATACGCTTGATATAAATCTTGGCATTCTCTGGCAAATCTTCAAACTTGGTAATTCCAATGGTTGATTCGCTCCAGCCTGCTAAAGTTTCATACACAGGCTCAACTTTCTCATAGAACTCTGCATCATAAGCCCCTGCACATTCGCCCTCTGGCACACGGTATTTAGTAGCAATCTTAATCTCATCAAGACCATCTAGCACATCTAGCTTGGTTAAGCAGATGCCCGACATTGAGTTTAGCACCACCGCACGACGCAGGCTGACTGCATCAAACCAACCGCATCGGCGAGCACGACCTGTGGTCGCACCAAACTCATGACCTACTTTTGCTAGGTGCACACCCACTTCATCAAATAGCTCGGTTGGGAAAGGACCTGAACCCACACGAGTGGTATATGCCTTGGTAATGCCAAGCACATAATCAAAATACAAAGGACCCAAGCCTGTACCTGTCGCTACACCGCCTGCTGTCGTATTTGAGCTGGTAACAAATGGGTAAGTACCATGATCAATGTCAAGTAGCGTGCCTTGTGCTCCCTCAAACATTAAGTTTTCACCAGCATTACGGCGTTTTTCTAGTTCATCAGTCACATCAACAACCAAATCCCTAAGTTCATCTGCCCACACTTTGCACAGCTCAAGCGTTGCATCATAATCGATGGCCTCCACCTGATAATATTGAGTTAAGGAAAAGTTATGATATTCTAACAGTGCTTCTAGCTTTTGGGGCAAATCCGCTCTAAATAGGTCAGCCACTTTTAAGGCACGGCGAGCCACTCTGTCTTCATAAGCAGGGCCGATGCCACGACCTGTTGTGCCGATTTTGGCATCGCCACGCTTTAGCTCACGAGCTTGGTCTAGTGCGGTATGATATGGCATGATGAGTGGGCAAGCAGGCGAGATACGCAGACGCTCACGCACAGGCACGCCTTTTTCAATCAAGCCGTTCATCTCTTTTAACAATGCATCAGGGGCAAGCACAACACCGTTACCAATAAAACAAGTAACCCCCTCACGCAAGATGCCAGACGGGATTAAGTGAAGTACAGTCTTCTCGCCACCAACAACCAATGTATGACCTGCATTATGACCACCTTGATAGCGTGAGACTGCTGTTGCTTTTTCGGTCAAAAGGTCAACAATCTTACCCTTGCCTTCATCGCCCCATTGGCTACCCAATACTACGACATTTTTACCCATAATCTTTCTTCCTCAGTTAACAATCATTTTAATTCTGTTGTATCGCCAATCATAGCAATAATAAAAAATTATTCAATCGGTGCCATCAAGCCACTAGTCATCACCAACCAACTGTACCACCCACACTCCATCATCAAGGTGTAATACGCCATCAATCATTTGCGGTTTGTCATCAAAGGATAGTGGCTTGATAACGATACAGCCCTCATCTTGAAGTGTAGCAATTTGTTTGTCTAGGTCGTCTTTTTGGTCATTATCGGCACGGCACAAATCATCATAATCCACTACAATCACAGTATCTTCTTGTAGTTCAACATATTCAAGCAGGCGATTCATATCCATACTAAAACCTGTTGCCTGTCGCCCTGCTCGTGCACAAAAACGCCCACCACGCACCAAAGGTTGTGTCTGTGCGATGACCGAACGATTCAAATAAACATTAAACACAAGTCCTGTATGGTAGTGATAACCAGACAGCTCAGTAATATCAACACTAACGCTCATGCCCAGTGCTTTGATGTGCGATGACAAAGTGGCAATCTCAGTCGCCGCTTCAACAATCGGCGTGCTATCTTGAGCATTTTTGGATAATTTTGACAATAGATTGTTTGCATCAGGTATGGCATCTTGGGCAAGCGTGTGCCGAGCAAGCACCAAAAAATCTGCCCCACCTTCAATAGATAGGCACAATGTCTCAAGTTCGGGCAAATCTTTTTTGATATACAACGACATAAGCGTATCAATGACCGACTCTTCGGTATGATGTAGCGTGCATAACGCATCAAAAATCACCACATGACCAACATCAATATGCAGATTATCACGGCTCATGCCAATCTCATCGGTCAATGCCACCAATAGATCAATGAGTGCCATCTCGGCATTGACATGGCTTACCCCAAAAATCTCCGCCCCTAGCTGAAGTGGTGTACGCAGTCCAAACAGTCCATTAGGCAGCGTCTTAACCACCTGACCAATATAGCAGTAACGACTCACTCCATCGCCATGCTGTGCGTCAATACGAGTAATCTGTGGTGTAATATCCGCTCGCACGCCCATCATGCGACCTGTGAGCTGATCCACCATCTTGAAAGTCTGACGCTTTAAATCCTCATCAGCACCACCAAGCAAAGTCTCGGTATATTCAATCAAAGGCGGTGAAACCAACTGATAACCATTGGCAGTTAGAACAAATAGTAGTGCATCTCGCAGACTTTCTTGTTTTTGAGCATCTTTAAATAATACATCTACCACGCCATCTGGCAAAAGCCAGTTTTTGGCATCAGTACGCTGTAGGCTAGTAGCCATCGTGCAGGTCGGCACAACAAACCCCTATTCATTAGTGATGGATGAATAAATAAAAATAGCAAGTCATCACTTGCTAGAAAAAACACCCTACGCTTATAAAAAGACCATTAGGGTTTTGATTGGTTTTTTCCTCCTTAGTTTATCATTAAATTACTAATACGACTAGGCTAAATTATAAATTATTTTAACAAAGTATCACTCAAACAACGATTTTTTAGAATCTTTCTAAACATACAGCCCAATCAACCACTGGGTAATTTTATGGTATTTATACAATACCCACCTTTAATCATCATTACCAATTCGTTAATTTATGATGAAAAGTGGCGTAAATATTGCTATAATACGCCGATTTGCATCACATTATTTTACACCAAGGGGAGTAGCCATGCCGAATAAGCACCACACGGACGATATGAACACCCCCAAATGCGATACCATTGAAGAGTATCTCAATGCACCAAACGAACCATCAAGACACCCTACTACACCAACCGATGATGAACTGACCGAAGAGTATGATGAAGAGTTGTCATTAGACAGCCAAGACAGCTATATCTATGGCGATGCTGATGCCACCGATGAAGACACCATCGAAATCATGACGGTGTACGACCCAGATGCCGATCGCTTTGAAGACCTAGAAGACTCTGGCGATAATGAAACCATTGTCTGCTATTCTTATTCTAGAAAAACAGGCGAGCCCATAGAGCAGTTGCACATTGATGATGTCAGCCGTGCCTTAACCAACAACAATCAATTCATCTGGCTTGGTCTGTATGATCCTAGCATTGAGACCGTTCAAGAAGTCAAAGATGCCTTTGACTTACACGAACTTGCCTTAGAAGACGCCCTTGCTGAACACCAACGCCCAAAGGTTGAAAGCTATGGTCATGATATGATTTTTGTGGTGGTGCGTACCGCAAAACTTGAGGACAATCAAATCCGCTATGGCACAACAGCCATATTTATGGGAAAAAATTTCATCATTAGTATTCGCCGTGGTGCTTCCAACTCTTACGCACCTGTGCGTGAGCATTATCATCGCCGCCCAGAACGCCTAAGATTAGGACCGATTTTCGTCTTGCACGCCATCTTAGACTTCATTGTTGATAATTATTTACCAATCACTGACCGACTGGGGAATTATTTGCGTGAGCAAGAAAGAAATATTTTTTCATCAGAATTTAGCCGAGAAACACTAAAAAGTTTATACGAATTAAAATCTCAGCTCGTCCATATGCGTGCGGTCATTTTGCCCGTACAAGATGTCTGCAACTTTTTTATCAATCACAAAAAAAACGAACTTATCTCAGCATTCCCTGTTGCTGCTCAGCCCTATTTTCGTGATGTCAACGACCACCTACTACGCTCACTCGATGCGGTAAACGGATTAAATGAAATGCTCTCTGTCGCCATGAATACCTATACCACGATGGTAACCATGGGACAGAACGATGTCGTGCGTAAACTTGCTGCATGGGCGGGTATCGCTGCCGTACCAACAGCAGTGGCAGGCATCTATGGCATGAACTTTAAGTTCATGCCTGAATTGACTTGGCAATATGGTTATTTTATCGTCATTGGGGCGATTTTACTCATCTGTATTTATCTTTACTCTAAATTCCGCCGTGCTGGGTGGTTATAGTCAAAACCCTTTTTTCTCGGTAAGATACTGCCAATAACGGCGTGGCATTTGGGCGATGTGGTGCTTGGTGTTGATACGCTCTTTGATGGTAACATGGCGAAAATATGCCTGCCATAACCTTTGGTAAATTGGCTCTTTTTCGCCATGAATGGTGCTTGAATCGTCTAAAAGCCCTTGATCAATATCTACCACCTCACGCACACCTGCCTTAGGATTGGTGTGGTCATAAAATATCCCATAACCTCTCACCACATCAAAGATTAGCCAGCTTTGATCAGCAAACCGTTTAGCAAAAAAATCCCCAATTAACGGCAAGACATTAAAATCAGGATTAACCTTAGCAAAATACACATCATTATCCGTACATTCAAATCGTACGAATGCTTGCATACGATGCCTCTCCCGCCCAACTTTCTTGATGCACTGATGAACCGCCAAGACATCTGGGTGAGCATAATTTTGCATGACATTTTTGTTGGGGTGGTCAAGCTGATGCACCACCACTGATAAAAGATGTGTGTAGATTGTCGCATCTTCTGATAAAAATGCCCAAATCACTTGCCTTAAATCTAAAATTTGCCGAATTTTATCCAGTACACGCAAAGCTTTCTTTTCATCTGTTGGTACTTGTAGCGTGGTCAAAAAAAGATGGGGTATCTCATCATGCTTTGCAACAACAGTAATATGTCGCCCAATCAATCTATGCTCATAAGCATAAAACACCACCGACAGCCAACCCTCAAAACTCCCATCAAAGACCAACGCTACGCCATCATCACCGAACAAATCAACCACAGCCACACCTTAAAATAAAGACAACTGCCCAGTACGCTGTTCACCAAATTTTGTGGTGGTCTGCCCCATCAGAATCTCTCGAAAATTCTCACGAGTCAGTTCGTTTAAATAAGGATTGGGCGTATTTAATGCCACAAAATATCTGGCACGATTGACCGACGCTCCCATTTGTTTGAGATGTTCAAGGGTAAGCGAAGTAAACTTACGAGCCTTAATGATTTTTTTGGCGGTACACACCCCAATGCCTGGCACACGCACAACCATCTGATAGGGTGCTGTTTGGATATTGACAGGGAAGTGTTCACGATGACGAATTGCCCATGCCAGCTTTGGGTCAAATTGTAAATCCAAAAAAGGCTGACCGGCATCAACAATCTCATCTGCCTCAAAGCCATAAAATCGCATGAGCCAATCTGCCTGATACAGACGATTTTCCCGAACCAATGGTACAGGCGTATTGACAGCAGGCAATCTGTCATCAGCAAGCATCGGTACATAACCTGAGTAGTACACTCGTTTTAAATCATATTTTTGATAAAAATGGCTTGATAGTCGGATGATTTGATGGTCTGTCTCGCCTGTTGCTCCGATGATGAACTGTGTGGACTGCCCTGCTGGGGTGAATTTTGGGGTATGTTTATGTACCTTGCGTGAATCCTTGAACTGTACGATTTGTTCTTGGACGGTTTGCATGGGTGTTTTCATGTCGTCATGGTTTTTTTCAGGAGCAAGCAATGCCAAGCCTGACTTGGTGGGGATTTCCATATTCACTGACAATCTATCGGCATACAACCCAGCCTCTTTCATCAATTCATCAGATGCCCCTGGAATGGTCTTTAAA
Coding sequences:
- a CDS encoding ATP-binding protein, coding for MNTLTLPEPLSSLLTQFLTQHTNSPIVIDPNILAYRWVGSKHGQLIPLDVVFGVDLDDLMGIETQKDKLITNTCQFLSGLPANHVLMTGSRGAGKSSLVRALLKRYHSAGLRVIEVARDDLVHLDQIRQAIKASQQADNTNHYIVYCDDLAFNTQDENYRTLKSVLDGALDSEQERLLVYATSNRRHLLPQMMKDNINIYNGQTDEVNPYETIDETVSLSDRFGLWLSFYPMNQDTYLNIVANYLTKHGLAFDEMAQQEALKWASTRGSRSGRIAYQFSRHWAGMNQLQQ
- a CDS encoding adenylosuccinate synthase; the protein is MGKNVVVLGSQWGDEGKGKIVDLLTEKATAVSRYQGGHNAGHTLVVGGEKTVLHLIPSGILREGVTCFIGNGVVLAPDALLKEMNGLIEKGVPVRERLRISPACPLIMPYHTALDQARELKRGDAKIGTTGRGIGPAYEDRVARRALKVADLFRADLPQKLEALLEYHNFSLTQYYQVEAIDYDATLELCKVWADELRDLVVDVTDELEKRRNAGENLMFEGAQGTLLDIDHGTYPFVTSSNTTAGGVATGTGLGPLYFDYVLGITKAYTTRVGSGPFPTELFDEVGVHLAKVGHEFGATTGRARRCGWFDAVSLRRAVVLNSMSGICLTKLDVLDGLDEIKIATKYRVPEGECAGAYDAEFYEKVEPVYETLAGWSESTIGITKFEDLPENAKIYIKRIEELVGCPVDIISTGPDRAETIVLRDPYDA
- a CDS encoding TIGR03915 family putative DNA repair protein, which gives rise to MVDLFGDDGVALVFDGSFEGWLSVVFYAYEHRLIGRHITVVAKHDEIPHLFLTTLQVPTDEKKALRVLDKIRQILDLRQVIWAFLSEDATIYTHLLSVVVHQLDHPNKNVMQNYAHPDVLAVHQCIKKVGRERHRMQAFVRFECTDNDVYFAKVNPDFNVLPLIGDFFAKRFADQSWLIFDVVRGYGIFYDHTNPKAGVREVVDIDQGLLDDSSTIHGEKEPIYQRLWQAYFRHVTIKERINTKHHIAQMPRRYWQYLTEKKGF
- a CDS encoding neutral zinc metallopeptidase; its protein translation is MQWKGRRQSSNIEDRRGSTRKVGGVSIIGLILALIVWKIFGISPETTLGITEQITQNSQITQAPTQETAEQAETRAFVATVLADTEDVWIPIFNQLGGTYQPPKLVMFSGTVQSACGSATSASGPFYCPADQKVYLDTSFFKAMRTQMGISGEKNATELSQKDQAADFAQAYVIAHEVGHHVQTLLGISNQVRQAQSQTDQATANNLSVRQELQADCFAGLWARHNHERTQFLQKGDIEEALDAAEKIGDDYLQHKSHGHAVPDSFTHGTSKQRQRWFYRGFESGDIKQCDTFATRQL
- a CDS encoding ATP phosphoribosyltransferase regulatory subunit, which encodes MPTCTMATSLQRTDAKNWLLPDGVVDVLFKDAQKQESLRDALLFVLTANGYQLVSPPLIEYTETLLGGADEDLKRQTFKMVDQLTGRMMGVRADITPQITRIDAQHGDGVSRYCYIGQVVKTLPNGLFGLRTPLQLGAEIFGVSHVNAEMALIDLLVALTDEIGMSRDNLHIDVGHVVIFDALCTLHHTEESVIDTLMSLYIKKDLPELETLCLSIEGGADFLVLARHTLAQDAIPDANNLLSKLSKNAQDSTPIVEAATEIATLSSHIKALGMSVSVDITELSGYHYHTGLVFNVYLNRSVIAQTQPLVRGGRFCARAGRQATGFSMDMNRLLEYVELQEDTVIVVDYDDLCRADNDQKDDLDKQIATLQDEGCIVIKPLSFDDKPQMIDGVLHLDDGVWVVQLVGDD
- the corA gene encoding magnesium/cobalt transporter CorA; this encodes MPNKHHTDDMNTPKCDTIEEYLNAPNEPSRHPTTPTDDELTEEYDEELSLDSQDSYIYGDADATDEDTIEIMTVYDPDADRFEDLEDSGDNETIVCYSYSRKTGEPIEQLHIDDVSRALTNNNQFIWLGLYDPSIETVQEVKDAFDLHELALEDALAEHQRPKVESYGHDMIFVVVRTAKLEDNQIRYGTTAIFMGKNFIISIRRGASNSYAPVREHYHRRPERLRLGPIFVLHAILDFIVDNYLPITDRLGNYLREQERNIFSSEFSRETLKSLYELKSQLVHMRAVILPVQDVCNFFINHKKNELISAFPVAAQPYFRDVNDHLLRSLDAVNGLNEMLSVAMNTYTTMVTMGQNDVVRKLAAWAGIAAVPTAVAGIYGMNFKFMPELTWQYGYFIVIGAILLICIYLYSKFRRAGWL
- a CDS encoding putative DNA modification/repair radical SAM protein: MNHIRIEEKLSILADAAKYDVSCSSSGGNRKNQGGLGNASKSGICHSYTEDGRCVSLLKILFTNYCIYDCAYCTSRRSHDTPRAAFTVEEVVDLTMQFYRRNYIEGLFLSSGIFKSADYTMERLVRVAKTLRTEHGFHGYIHLKTIPGASDELMKEAGLYADRLSVNMEIPTKSGLALLAPEKNHDDMKTPMQTVQEQIVQFKDSRKVHKHTPKFTPAGQSTQFIIGATGETDHQIIRLSSHFYQKYDLKRVYYSGYVPMLADDRLPAVNTPVPLVRENRLYQADWLMRFYGFEADEIVDAGQPFLDLQFDPKLAWAIRHREHFPVNIQTAPYQMVVRVPGIGVCTAKKIIKARKFTSLTLEHLKQMGASVNRARYFVALNTPNPYLNELTRENFREILMGQTTTKFGEQRTGQLSLF